The following DNA comes from Curtobacterium sp. 9128.
GCGCCGAGTCGGGGTCGACGCGGGTGCCGTAGGTGGCGAGGAGCGGGGACGAGGCGACCCGTGCCTCCATCTCGGCCGACGGCATCGGGTCCATCGACCCCTGCGGCGCGCGGAGGCGCGTCCACGCCACCGGGGTCGGTGCGCCCTTCTCGTTCATCACGGTGACGATCGCCTCGCCGGTGGCCAGCGACGTCAGGACCTCCCCCAGGTCGTACTCGCTCGTGGGGTACGTCGACACGGTGGCCCGCAGCGCCTTGGCGTCGTCGGGGGTGTGCGCCCGGAGCTGGTGCTGGATGCGGGAGCCTAGCTGGGCGAGCACGTCGTTCGGGACGTCCTTCGGGGTCTGCGTGACGAAGAAGATCCCGACGCCCTTCGACCGGATCAGCCGGACCGTGCGGACGATCTGTTCGGTGAAGTCCTTCGAGGCGCCGCTGAAGAGCAGGTGTGCCTCGTCGAAGAAGAACACGAGCTTCGGCTTGTCCTGGTCGCCGACCTCCGGCAGCTCGTTGAACAGGTCGGCGAGGAGCCACATCAGGAACGTGGAGAAGACCTCCGGCTGGTCCTGCACCCCCGGTACCTCGAGCAGGCTCACGATCCCCCGGCCGTCCGCGGCGGTCCGGAGGAAGACCTGCGTGTCGATCTCGGGCTCCCCGAAGAACTGGTCGGCCCCCTGGTCCGCGAAGGTGATGAGCTCGCGGAGGATCACGCCTGCCGTCTGCTTCGACAGCCCACCGAGTTCGGCGAGCTCCGGTTTGCCCTCGTCACTCACCAGGAACGTCAGGACGGCCCGGAGGTCGGACAGGTCGACCAGCGGCAGCCCGGCCCGCTCGGCGTAGTGGAAGACCAGCCCGAGCGACGACTCCTGCGTGTCGTTCAGCCCGAGGACCTTCGACAGCAGCAGCGGCCCGAAGCCCGAGACGGTCGCCCGGATCGGCACGCCGGTGCCCTGCCCGCCGAGCGAGTAGAACTCCGCCTGGCTCGCCGCCGGGGTCCAGTCCTGGCCGATGCCAGCGGTCCGTGCCAACAGCTTCTCGTTGCCGGTCCCGACCACCGCGAGCCCGGACAGGTCGCCCTTGATGTCGGCGGCGAACACCGGGACGCCGTTCGCGGCGATCTGCTCGGCGAGCACCTGCAGGGTCCTGGTCTTGCCCGTCCCGGTCGCGCCGGCCACCAGGCCGTGCCGGTTGAGCATGCCGAGTGGGATGCGCACCTGCACGTCCGGCAGGGGGTCGCCGTTGACCAGGGCGCCGAGCTCGAGGGCGCTGCCGTCGACGGTGTAGCCGTCGCGGATCGCCGCGACGGACGCTTCACCCAGCGGCCCGCTCGGGGCGCCACCCGGTTCCGCCTCGGCGGTCGCCCCGAGGGTTGCCCCGACGGTCGCCCCGACGGTCGCTCCGACGGGAGGCTCGGCGCCGGTCACCGGGGCGGCCGGCGGTGTCACGGCAACCGGCTCCGGAGCCGGGTCGGCCGCCAGCGGAGGCTCCGCGTCCGGGGTGAGCGGGGCCTCCTGACCGGTGGGAGCCGGGGACTCGGCAACCGCGGGCTCTGCATCGGGCGTGAGCGCCGTTTGCTCGAGCGCCTTCGCGAGTTCCTCGGCACGCGCCGCTGCTTCGTCCGCGAGGCGTCGTGCCTCTTCCGCTGCTGCCCGCGCTGCCTCGGCTGCGGCCCGTGCCTGCTCCACCACGTCGCTCATGGACACAGCCTATGGACGCGTGCGCCGCCGCGGTACGGTCCTGCGGGAACCCCGATCCAGAACGACAAGATCGTCGTCGCACGACATCGATCTCGTCGTTCCGAGTCGACCGCGGGAGCGCAGCGCCGCCTCTCCGACCGGCGACACTCAGTGGGTGAGCGCCGGCACCGTCCGCGGGCGCACGACGGCCCACAGCAGCACGATCGCGACCGCCGAGGTGCACGCCATCACGGCCGCCATCGGCGCAGCCTGCGAGATGCCGAGCCATCCGACGATCGGCGAGATGAGCCCGGCGACCCCGAAGTTCAGGGCGCCGAGCACGGAGGCAGCGGTCCCCGCCTCCTTGCCGTGGGCGGCCAGGCCGATCACCTGCACGAGCGGGAACGAGAACCCGCAGGCCGCGATGAAGAACCACAGCGGGACGAGCACACCGACGAGCCCGGCGCCGAGCAGGTCGAGCACGATGATCGCGACCGCCGCCAGGAAGAGCGTCGCGGTCGAGCACGCCAGGATCCACTGCGGTCCGACGCGCTGCGCGATCCGCGACGAGATCTGCACCCCGACGACGACACCGACGGAGTTGACCGCGAAGAGCAGCCCGTACTGCTGGGCGTCCAACCCGAAGACGTCCTGGAACAGGAACGGCGACGCGCTGAGGTAGGAGAACAGCCCGCTGAAGACCATCGCCCCGATGAGTGCGACCCCGACGAAGATCCGGTCGGAGAACAGGGCGCGGTAGCGCTGCCCCATCGTCGAGTGGCCGGCCTCGTGCCGACGGGCGGGCGGCAGCGTCTCCACGATGAGCAGGATCGACGCGATCACGACGGCCAGGCCGTAGCAGGCGAGGAACACGAAGATCCCACGCCAGCTGACGAACCGCAGCATCTGGGAACCGATGAGCGGCGCGAGGATCGGCGCGAGGCCGTTCACCATCGCGAGCCTGGACAGCATCCGGACGAGGGGCTTGCCGCCGAACAGGTCGCGGACGGTGGCCATCGCGACCACACCACCGGCAGCAGCACCCATGCCCTGCAGCACGCGGAAGACGGCGAGCACCTCGATGTTCGGCGCCATCGCCGCGCAGATCGACGCCGCGATGTGCACCGTCGTGGCGATGATGAGCGGCAGTCGGCGACCGACCTTGTCGCTCCACGGGCCGACGAGCAGCTGGCCGAACGCGAAGCCGATCGTGGTCGCGGTCAGGGTGAGCTGCACGGCGCCGTCGGTGACCCCGAACTGGTCCTTCAGGGACGGGAACGCCGGCAGGTACAGGTCGATCGTGAACGGCCCGAGCGCGGTCAGCGCACCGAGCACGAACACGTACACGAGGCGCTGGGCGCGGGAGAGCGAGTCTCCCGGGTGGAGGATGACGGTGAGCGAACCAGTGGTCGCGGGCGCGGTCACGGCAGAGTCCTTCGACGATGAGGGGTGGTGGGGAGAGGTGATCGCGGGATCGATCGAATCGATTCGTCCGCGGAACCATCCTAGGGGCGGGTCCGCACGCGCCGCATCCGTCGCCGTTCGTTGCCGCGTGTCGTCGTGGTCGACACGGTGCCGCTCCCCTGACCTGCGGTACCGTCGGAGGGCTCGGGAGCCTCCGGGCGGACTCGTACCGGAAGAGGGGGTGGGCGTCATGGTGGACGCTCGGATCCTGCACACCACGGCCGCGCTGCGCGAGGCGATCCTCCGGCTCGCCGCCGACCGCCCCGTCTCCGAGATCACGGTGGCCGACGTCACGCGCGCCGCCGGGATCAACCGTGCCACGTTCTACTCACACGCCGTCTCCCCCGGCTCGCTGCTCGCCGACGTGCTCACCCCGGAGCTCGACCGCATCCGCGACGACGACGCCGAGGCGCGCCGGGTCGCCTCCGACCGGGGTGCGAGCCGCGACGAACTCGCCGCGATCACCCGCAAGGGCATCAACGCCGTCGTCGAGCACGTCGTCACGCACCGTGACATCTACGGCAAGGCACTCCCCGACCCGAACGACGGCTCGCTCCACCGGCTGCTCGTCGAGCACTTCACGGTGTCGAGCGCGCTGCACATCCGGGAGCTCGACCAGGCCACGCGCCCGGAGCTCCTCGACGACGTCGCGGCTGGCTTCGTCGCCCAGGGGTTCGTCGGCGCGATCGAGGCCTGGCTCGCCGGGCCCCGACGTGCCCGCAAGGCCCTCGTCGACACCATCACCGCGTCCTTCCCGACGTGGTGGAGCTGACCGCAGCCGTTCCGCGCGTACGAAGCAGTTCCGCGCGTAGGAAGCCGATTTTCCCCGCCTCCTACGCGCGATTCGGCTTCCTACTGCGCGCGTGATGGGTCGGAACGTGCGCGCACGGCGGACGGGAGGCTCGTGGCGGGGTCGCCACGAGCCTCCCGTCCGGCCCGCGGTCGCGACCAGAGCGGCCGACCTGCGTCAGTCGGTGGCCGGCTTCTCGCCCCGCTGGAGCGACGTCACGGCGTCGACCGACTGC
Coding sequences within:
- a CDS encoding helicase HerA-like domain-containing protein; this translates as MSDVVEQARAAAEAARAAAEEARRLADEAAARAEELAKALEQTALTPDAEPAVAESPAPTGQEAPLTPDAEPPLAADPAPEPVAVTPPAAPVTGAEPPVGATVGATVGATLGATAEAEPGGAPSGPLGEASVAAIRDGYTVDGSALELGALVNGDPLPDVQVRIPLGMLNRHGLVAGATGTGKTRTLQVLAEQIAANGVPVFAADIKGDLSGLAVVGTGNEKLLARTAGIGQDWTPAASQAEFYSLGGQGTGVPIRATVSGFGPLLLSKVLGLNDTQESSLGLVFHYAERAGLPLVDLSDLRAVLTFLVSDEGKPELAELGGLSKQTAGVILRELITFADQGADQFFGEPEIDTQVFLRTAADGRGIVSLLEVPGVQDQPEVFSTFLMWLLADLFNELPEVGDQDKPKLVFFFDEAHLLFSGASKDFTEQIVRTVRLIRSKGVGIFFVTQTPKDVPNDVLAQLGSRIQHQLRAHTPDDAKALRATVSTYPTSEYDLGEVLTSLATGEAIVTVMNEKGAPTPVAWTRLRAPQGSMDPMPSAEMEARVASSPLLATYGTRVDPDSAHEMLARRMEAAAAQAAAADAQEAAAAAAAEAEKEAARAAATAAKEAAAQAKQEARDRAAAQKEYERTQREFEKAERAAQTRRSRSTSSRTSTSRKADDPLSELLGGGLGGSIAKEVVQGIFSTLRRRR
- a CDS encoding multidrug effflux MFS transporter gives rise to the protein MTAPATTGSLTVILHPGDSLSRAQRLVYVFVLGALTALGPFTIDLYLPAFPSLKDQFGVTDGAVQLTLTATTIGFAFGQLLVGPWSDKVGRRLPLIIATTVHIAASICAAMAPNIEVLAVFRVLQGMGAAAGGVVAMATVRDLFGGKPLVRMLSRLAMVNGLAPILAPLIGSQMLRFVSWRGIFVFLACYGLAVVIASILLIVETLPPARRHEAGHSTMGQRYRALFSDRIFVGVALIGAMVFSGLFSYLSASPFLFQDVFGLDAQQYGLLFAVNSVGVVVGVQISSRIAQRVGPQWILACSTATLFLAAVAIIVLDLLGAGLVGVLVPLWFFIAACGFSFPLVQVIGLAAHGKEAGTAASVLGALNFGVAGLISPIVGWLGISQAAPMAAVMACTSAVAIVLLWAVVRPRTVPALTH
- a CDS encoding TetR/AcrR family transcriptional regulator, whose translation is MVDARILHTTAALREAILRLAADRPVSEITVADVTRAAGINRATFYSHAVSPGSLLADVLTPELDRIRDDDAEARRVASDRGASRDELAAITRKGINAVVEHVVTHRDIYGKALPDPNDGSLHRLLVEHFTVSSALHIRELDQATRPELLDDVAAGFVAQGFVGAIEAWLAGPRRARKALVDTITASFPTWWS